The window TGTGGCTTGTTTACTCGCGACTCTAGTCCTCCCCGCACCGTTGCTTTTTCGTCCGTTTTACAGTATAAGATACGATGACTCTGGGATTCCGATTCGATTTAATAATGCGCATCATGGGTATCTTTAGTCACAGCCCCTGCAGGTCTGCGATGTGATTGAGCAGTCCCAAAAAAGGGGTTACGGACTAGAAAAGGATGTGATGGCGTTAAAGTCGAGGATCGGCCAATGAACCCGGCATTGGTGGACCTAGGAAAAGGGGCGAAACCGTCTGGCACGAACACTAGCCAGAAGTACGATTCATTTCCACTGGGTAGGAGATGTCGAGTTGATCCGGGAGTATAGAAATATTCACGTGAGGGTTGACCCCCTTCTGGTCCCTGCTACATCGTGATCTCCccttcatcatccccatGCTCACTCCTCCGGCCAAATGCTGAACTCCGATCGGCAAGTGATGCCCAGGTCCAGCCGGCGCTCTAGGTGATCGCCCCACAGTGCGCACCGGTCAATCGCATCATCTCGATCCCAGAGAACCGGCGGGGACGAGCTTAACCGTCCTCCTGCGGATGCGACGGGAACGGCCAGAGACGCCAGGGACCATCGATAGTGACCTGCAAGGGGAAAAGGGACACGACAGCTCGCCCCTCGTCCACAGCGGGAAAACGGTCGGGGGTGGCTTGCAGGAGTTATTGACACGCGTGGCGAAGTGACAGCTCGACCTGTCACACATCATCCCGGCCCGTGTTCCCACCCCCCTGTCCCGTCCTCCTGTCAAGGCATCAAGCAAGGTCCCCCGGATTTGTCACGGGCATTTGTCACGGGCATTATTGAATAGTCCTCCCGTCCCTGCATGGGGCATACATATATCCCCGAAGAGAACCATCTACACGGTGGGTGTGAAACCATTGTTGTCTGAGCCGAGGGTCCTTACTTCGCTCCGAAATCCAACTGGCGCGCCGCATTCTTGAACGTGCTGTCGTCCAGTTCGCCGCCCCGCCGGGTCAAGTCATCGCCCATCTTCTTGTCACCACCCGCTTTGCGCGGCAGAtcctccttcttggtcgGTTTGGGTTCAGTGGTCCACCAGCTGTGCCGCAGGGCCTGGAGAGCCGTGGTTCGTTTCCGCGGATCCAGCGCACACATCGACATGAGCAGCTCCGCACCCACCGGACCCGCGATGGGGAACTGTCGCAGGAAGAACTCGCGCCCTTGCAATGGTACATTCCGGTCCGAAGGGATGTAGTTGGGCAACTGGGTGACGCCCGGCCAATTCTCCTCCGTGGGCGTACCAAACGCTTCGCAGATCTTCGAGATTTGGTCCAGGTCTGTGTTGCCGGCTACGAAGGggatgcggatgagaagctcCGCAAAGACCATGCCCATGGACCAGACATCCACGGCGCCTGAATACTGGCGCGCGCCATACAGCAATTCCAGAGGGCGGTACCAGCGCGTGATCACTTGGTGGGTCATGTTGTAATTGGGGTCTGCAAACGATCGCGCGAGACCGAAATCGGCCAGTTTGACCTCTCCATCGGAGCCGATCAACAAGTTGTTGGGTTTGATATCCCGATGCAGCACGAAATTCTCATGGCAGAACCACACTCCCCGGGCCAGCATGCCCATCCAGGCCTTGACGTCGGCAACACCGTAGTGAATGTTGACATCCTTGATCAGCATTTccagatctcctcgaggAAGGTACTCCAGGACCAGGCTGAGGTTTTGGTCCTTGGACGAGAACACGTCGTGCAGCGCGATGATGTTGGGGTGAGAGAGCTCCTGGAGGTACTTGACCTCCCGAATGGCGTCCATGGCAAGTCCATCTTTGTATTCGGCAttgaccttgatcttcttgatggcgaCAGAAGAGCTGGGATCGTTCTTGAGGTGGCCGAGATATACAACTGCGTAGGTACCTTCTCCGAGCCTCTTGTCTGTTGTTTTCATTAGTTATGTAGCGTGGCACCAATGACCCCATACATGAAGCATACCTTTTACGTATTTCTGCCGCACCTCATCGTTCAGCTGTTCCGTAAGCTCTTGGTCTGCATTCTGCGGCCGCCGGGCCACCGAGGTCTGCGATGCGTTCTGGGCCGTCGAAGCTCTCAGTCGGAGGGTATTGGGCGATGAGATGGTCAGCGAGGGGGAGCGGGAGGCAAAGGGAGATGCTGCCATCCCGGGCAGTAAAGTAGGAGAGGAATGAGAATGAAAGAGAGTTCCGTCACTGGGAATTCTGTTGTTGTCGGCGTGGAGGACCCTCGGACTATCGTTGATCCCGGCCTGCTCCCCCGATTTTTCTGCCCGACACGCGCGACGGAGAACTACCAGTCTCTCTTTATACCCCCGTCCATTTCTGTTATTTATCTGTCATTGCGCAAGGAGACTGTGCGATACCAAGCAcagcatcatggcgatgCGCAACACACCGCTGGGCTCCCTCCCATCACGCCTAGTCCACACAGTCCACACCTCCAGACAATGCCTCCGACAATTCCACAAACCCGCCCGGCCAGCAGCATCCGTGCCCTCGCCGACCCCCTTCGTCCCGGACGTGCAGACATTTCTCACCCTGATCGGCCGTTCGATGTCCAAGCACGCGAGCAAGCTGCCCTCATGGGAGAAACTCTTCACGCTCAACTCCAGCGAGCTCCGAGAAGCGGGCATTGAACCCGCCCGCCAACGCCGATACCTGATGCGGAAGCGCGAGAAGTTCCGCAAGGGTCTTCACGGCCCCGGAGGGGACCTGGAGCATGTCGTCGACGGCGTGGCGCAGTTACGGGTTGTGGAAGTTCCCGATGTCTCTGCGAAACCGGATAACGGCAAAGCCTACCTGTCGGCGTCGGCGACTCTGTCCCCCGGCATGAGACGGGTGGTCGTCAATCTACCCCCTGATGTGACGAAATATGAGCACAACTCGGAGTCGCCGCTGAAGAAGTTCGCACAGATCAAGATCCATCGGGGCTCGATGATCAAGGGGCCTTTCCTGCAGCCCGTACAGGGGAGCAATGGCTCTGTCGCAACGCTCAAAGTTCAGGAAGGGATGTGGGAGGACAAGCGGGGACACAAGGTTGATGGAGGTGAGAGGCGCCGGGTCGAGGTTCAGGCCAAGCGGCGAGTCGAAGAGCGGAGGAAGGGAACCGCGTGAAAATGATGAAGgctgtctttcttttgtcaAGCATATGTCTTCAGCTGTGAGCTGGGCCGTTTGGCCTGTTTCTACTGTACTATACTATCCTACTACATCATCGAGCCCAAGGAATCTTCACCAATATTAAATGATTACCATTGAAACAGTATAAACATGCGGCACGAAAGATAACAACAGTTTAATCTACAGCCGGTTGCGATCTTTTCAAACCTATAAATCTGGTGATATCGCTCAGGTGGCCCTGGCGGGGGGAGCAAAAAGAGACATCATTAAGTGTAAAGGGGTAGCCCATTCCAATCATGCTTTAGATCCACGCTTTTCATACTGCACGAATGATGTGCCGAGGGGTTTGGAAAACAGTGACTGATGCTGAGTTAGCGGATGATATTCCACACATTATCACGAGTATAAGACTTACCGAGTAGTCCGTCTCCGGGATAGAAGACCTGTCCGGAGGGTTGGAGAATTTGAAATGCCGGACCAAGGTAGCCAGAATGGTGCCCAGCTGCACATAGGCAAACTGCTCGCCAATGCAGCGGTGGCGACCGGCGCCGAAGGGCAGATATGGGCTGTTTGTGCCCTTGGTGACCAGACCGTATCCGTAATCGATCTGCTCTTCATCCTTatcctcctcggccacaGTGGTCTCGTCCCAGCGGTGAGGGCTCCACTTGAGCGGGTTGGGGAAGAACTCCTCCGACCGGGCCGTGACGccgggagaagagaggaCGTTGTGGGAGGTGGGGATGACATAGGGGGTTCCGTCAATGGGCATCGGGTTCTTGACGGCGCGGATGAGCGAGTGGATGGGCGCGTGGATGCGAAGCGtctccttgatcaccttgGCGTGCAGGTCCAGCTTCTGCATACTCTCATAAGTAAGAGGGGGGAGGTCGGAGCCCAGGACccgcttctgctcctcaTACAGTTCGTCCATGATTTCAGGGCAGGTGGCCATGCGTAGGACGATCCAGGCAGCggtcgaggacgaggagtgCTGGCCAGCCATTAAAAGCGCAATCATCATGTGGGCGACTTCCTCGTCAGGGACAGGAGTGCCATTCTTGTAAGCGCACGACATGAGATTCCACACCATATCGTCCTCATCCCTCTTAACACCGGCCGCCCGGCGCTCcttgatgatatccatgTACGTGTCGGTCATCCGTTTCTGCGCGGCGTCGCGTTTGCGGTTGTGGGGGAGAGGTGCCCACGGCAGCATGAAGTTGATTGGCGCAAAGCCCTTGTCGAGATCGTGGTACATATCCGCGAAAGTCGAGTCAAACCTATCCCGAACCTCCTTTCCTTGCAAAGAGCGCGACGCCGTGTAGATGGTGATCTCACCAATTGCCTTGGAGACGTTGAAGGTACCCTTGGGCTTCTGGAACCAGTGGGAGGATTCGACGAAATTGTCCACCTCGGTGGTGATCAGACGGACGTACGAACGAAGCGCCTCAGAGGTGAGACCAAATTTGACAAACTACAGAGGAGCCCGCGTCAGCAATTGGTCGTTTTGGACGCGTCTTTTAGACTTACCTTCTTCTGTTCCATGAGTTTGGAGTTGGGGCAATCGTAGACCACATGGCGACCAAACACGGGGGTCGTTAGCGGAGAATACACCTCCTCTGCGCAGACGTCGCGCAGCTTGCCGTTCAAAATAAATTCGTTGCCCTTGGTGCCCAGATAGACGGTGGTTTTTTTGCCGAGGAGCACGAACGTGAAGATATCGCCGTACTTTGCGcgggagctgaagaagaacttGTAGGGGTCGATGCCGTAGCTGATGGTACTACCGACAAATGGGAACCAATGGAAGACCACGGGGGGCTCGTTAGGGCTCTTGAacagcagctggcgcagaaCGTTGACCACGACCGAGAGAGCGATAAAGGACAAGGTGCCGACGGCCACCAGGGTATAGATCGACAGGGAGGAGCAGTGCTCGCAGAACGAGTCGAGGAAAGTAGAGAAGAGACCCATGGTCGcggggggagagagaaggagaaggagaggaaagacaATGggtgggtgaagaaggaaagatggTCAAGGGGAAAAAAGTGGAATTATCTGCACCGCCATTCGCCGCCAGGGGGTGGCCACTCTTTGTAATGCGACTACTATGTACGGGACTCTAGTACAACTACTTATCGAGAGTTTAGTACTACGCTGGATCCTCCCATTGCACCTAACAATACTTTTCATTATTATGATCGGGACTGCCTTGGCCGCAGTCACGCCACAGGGGAACAACAAGATCCGGCGCCAAACTCAAACTGGTTTTTCCGTCTGAACCACAAAAAAGAACATCACCAAGCAGCCAACACTATGTACCTATCGTACTCGGACAAGACCCAGACAGAACACACATAAAAAAAACATCATCGATAGCGACTGCTAGGCTCATCATCGTATAGCGCCGGGTCGCCGTGCTGACCCAGGTTGATGAAGTCGTGCGGCGCTCGAGTGCCACTCGGGGAGGcctcgcgcttcttggcCGGGCGGTTGTGCACTCGCTTGCCGGCCTCGTTCTTGTGGAAGACCTTGACGGGGGTGCTGCCGCCCTCAGCATGTTCGCTGTAGTTCACATCATTCACGCTGCTAAGCATGGTCCGCTCCCGTTGGACCTTGCGCTTCGAAAAGTCCAACTTGCCCAGGGCGCCAGTCAGTCCGTCCGTACTGTCGGTCAGACTGAGATTATCCCCGGTGAGCCATGGGTGTTCGAGACACTCGTCCACCGTAATTCGTTTATCGGCGTCCACGGTGAGCATGCGGTCGATGAGATCGAGCGCTGGGTCGCCCACGGAATCCCAATACGGCGAGGGATAATCGAATCGGCCCATCTTGATTTGCTGTGCGAGGCTATATGGGTTCTCATCGGTGGCCAGCTCATCCGAGAAAGGCGGGAATCCGCAGAGACAGATGTAGAGAACGACACCGAGGGACCAGACGTCCACTCCTTTCGTATACCGGCGGTGATCGCCCGGCCGCAGGATTTCTGGGGCCACATCTAGAAGCAGTAAGCACGAAAGGTTCGCCCGACATAGATTCAGCAGAATAACTTACAAGATGGTGTACCGCACAACGTCGTGGTGAATGAGTCCTCGCCGATGATTTTGGCAAGACCAAAGTCGCCCAGCTTCGCAATCATTTGCTTGTTGTCAGCCGAGGATGAAAGAAGGATATTTTCGGGCTTGATATCGCGGTGAACAATTCCTCGATCATGCTGATGATGGTCGTTAGCCATACGTATGGATGAACCGACAAAGGGGCATGCAAACCAGATACTTGA of the Penicillium psychrofluorescens genome assembly, chromosome: 1 genome contains:
- a CDS encoding uncharacterized protein (ID:PFLUO_001979-T1.cds;~source:funannotate) → MAMRNTPLGSLPSRLVHTVHTSRQCLRQFHKPARPAASVPSPTPFVPDVQTFLTLIGRSMSKHASKLPSWEKLFTLNSSELREAGIEPARQRRYLMRKREKFRKGLHGPGGDLEHVVDGVAQLRVVEVPDVSAKPDNGKAYLSASATLSPGMRRVVVNLPPDVTKYEHNSESPLKKFAQIKIHRGSMIKGPFLQPVQGSNGSVATLKVQEGMWEDKRGHKVDGGERRRVEVQAKRRVEERRKGTA
- a CDS encoding uncharacterized protein (ID:PFLUO_001980-T1.cds;~source:funannotate); translation: MGLFSTFLDSFCEHCSSLSIYTLVAVGTLSFIALSVVVNVLRQLLFKSPNEPPVVFHWFPFVGSTISYGIDPYKFFFSSRAKYGDIFTFVLLGKKTTVYLGTKGNEFILNGKLRDVCAEEVYSPLTTPVFGRHVVYDCPNSKLMEQKKFVKFGLTSEALRSYVRLITTEVDNFVESSHWFQKPKGTFNVSKAIGEITIYTASRSLQGKEVRDRFDSTFADMYHDLDKGFAPINFMLPWAPLPHNRKRDAAQKRMTDTYMDIIKERRAAGVKRDEDDMVWNLMSCAYKNGTPVPDEEVAHMMIALLMAGQHSSSSTAAWIVLRMATCPEIMDELYEEQKRVLGSDLPPLTYESMQKLDLHAKVIKETLRIHAPIHSLIRAVKNPMPIDGTPYVIPTSHNVLSSPGVTARSEEFFPNPLKWSPHRWDETTVAEEDKDEEQIDYGYGLVTKGTNSPYLPFGAGRHRCIGEQFAYVQLGTILATLVRHFKFSNPPDRSSIPETDYSSLFSKPLGTSFVQYEKRGSKA
- a CDS encoding uncharacterized protein (ID:PFLUO_001978-T1.cds;~source:funannotate), producing MAASPFASRSPSLTISSPNTLRLRASTAQNASQTSVARRPQNADQELTEQLNDEVRQKYVKDKRLGEGTYAVVYLGHLKNDPSSSVAIKKIKVNAEYKDGLAMDAIREVKYLQELSHPNIIALHDVFSSKDQNLSLVLEYLPRGDLEMLIKDVNIHYGVADVKAWMGMLARGVWFCHENFVLHRDIKPNNLLIGSDGEVKLADFGLARSFADPNYNMTHQVITRWYRPLELLYGARQYSGAVDVWSMGMVFAELLIRIPFVAGNTDLDQISKICEAFGTPTEENWPGVTQLPNYIPSDRNVPLQGREFFLRQFPIAGPVGAELLMSMCALDPRKRTTALQALRHSWWTTEPKPTKKEDLPRKAGGDKKMGDDLTRRGGELDDSTFKNAARQLDFGAK